aaaaatttagaaattaatgTGATATTATTGGAAAAACtagaaataagaaataaaacCATTTTTAGAAGAGAATAGTTCCAATACAATTTTTTGCAAAGTTTCATGTTTTaatcaaatgaaaattttatgattctcattttgagagaaaaagaaaggaagtttgtaatattttatgcaaatttataAAGACTACGGCTGTAATTATCTTCTATAAAATAAGAACATATTATTTGTTATGCATAGaacacattattttatattaaaattggAATTTTGCTTTTGACAAAGTTTATATAACAATGAAATGATTGCTTGAGCTAACAAGAGAGGTGCGAAAGAAAACCTGTTATTTTCAAATAATTAGTAAGAGaaacttagaaaagaaaaaaggtttTAAGTAAATATATTTTACTTAAACTTAAAAACTTATTGCTAAGTGACACAgagaagataccaaaaataaAGAGGTCTAAAATAACCACATTGAATACTACCAAATTTATTTAAGGGGCTTCTAAAGCCATACACACAAGATTTAAGtactaaattaaatattttcccAGATAACTCCTACTTGGACTTCCCCGTACTTCCCAGAAATATTTTTAGTATACAAACCTGAGAGATAAGGAGCGAACACTATTTCATCATGAGCAATCTCTTTATTTGAATTAGTCTCTCTCTCGCGATTAGATAGTTCAGCCCTTATTATGAGAGAGGAGTCTAGCGGCACAGCTACTGCAGATCTCAATAAGGGAATGGGCCCATTGAGGTTCACTTGTAAATCGTTCTCATTCGACGTCTTCCAAAAGAGCATACTTTCATTAGAAACTTTGTCACTACGAGCTGTAATTAATCCAAAAACTTCAGCAGTATTTTTTCCATCCGCATGTATTAGTGTGACTTGCACAGTGGCTTCCACAGCGTTGCTGAAAACTATATAGCTCAATGTCACCGAACCATTCTTGCCTTCAATATCCATCGATAAGGGCTTGTCGTACTCATTTGTGGCCGTCAAGTAAACATTCCACGAGCCTTGCCCATAGCTAATTTCGCCGTTGGAAGAAACTTTGTTTTCGTCTGCGAGATCCACATCGATAGTGAAGCTGTCTACGGCTGAGATGGATCGAGGCGGACCGTTCAACAAAATAGTGTCACCAGCGTAAATGGGTTCAGGATTGTTCCTGTTCCGATCGTAAATGTACTGGCAAAGCAGCCCATCGGTGACGGTGATGGTGCCGTATAGGTAGATCTCACTGTCGGTACCGTTGAGGGTGACTGAGAACAGCTCCACCAGTGGTTGTCCTTCCATAGTAGTACTCCTCTGTACTATAGAACTGAGAAGCATACGTTTTCCACCGAAAGCAGGACCTTTTATCATACCAAGTAGAACAAATGCCGACAACAGCTTTTAATGCCCAAACTATTTTTAGGAATGTTTAATTCCATGTCGGGATCAGCATTCTCGTCGACGTTTTGCACCCGCTCAGAGATGTTTCCCCGGCCTCGGATCTGATCAACAAACTGAATAGGGAATGCGATCTCGTAGGTATTTTGAGTGAAGAATTCCCGTATTTCATTGAGTCTAATCGCTTCATTGATCATCAAAATCACGACTTGAAGCGACCGTGCCCTGTCATGGCGCGCTGTGTTATAGATATTTTCTACGGCCCGGCGGAGGGGAAACAGACCCACCATCACCTGTTCCCAATCCCAGTTACCGGCGCGTCTGTTCATCAAGGAGACGTAGCTGCCGCTGAAGCCTAGGTTTGTGGATTCGGCGATTAGGTTCTGAGCGTTTCCGTTTTCGCCGGAAAACTCGAACCACTGCTGCTGGTTGTGGAAGCGGTAGCCGATGAGGTAGAGGTTGTCGCTCGCGTCCTGAACCAGACAGAAGAACCACGTGAATCATTTGCTAGTCGCAAATTGATGTCGATCCATCTAGAGGGCGTCTGTTCTTCGTTAGCAAGCACGGGAATGGAGTGCACCCTCCTCACCGCCACCGCCTTGCGTATGCGGTCGATTAAATCCCGGTAAGCTTCCCAGTCGCCGTCGGGGATCACGTCGGGGAGCTCCAGCTCGAATTCAATGGAAACTGGGTTGTTATTTGACGACATTCTTCGACGGATAGATTACGTATACTTTCTTTTCTGAAACGGAAACGACACCTATACTTTCAACcccataaacatatatatatatatatatatatatatatatatatagatatcacCACGTGATTGTTAGATTTTGCATGTGAGTGGGGGACAACAAGAAAAGTATATTGATATATCCATGCATCTACCAACAAAAAGAAGCGTTGTGTGATTTGAACGTAATTCATGGATTAATTTATGAATTGATGAGTTGGACGTGGCATGCATTCATTTACGCCACGCGTGCATTTGGCTGGGGACCACGAGAAAATGCAAGATACTTTATTATCTCAACGTGAAATTTTCAATCAAATTTGTGgagtaaaaaaatttataattatgtaaataaggaagaaaattaatataatttaatattttattttatctaaatCCATATATATTCAAAATATGTTTGATGGAATCTGctattgtacttttttttttataaatatttttacgaCACTTTTAAAGCTCTCAAGTCTTTTAGTTCATGATGATTATAAATTTTTTGTAACTTCAATTTTGAAACCTAATATGTTCAAAAGAAAATATCTTTTGAAGACTTTCTACACATTATAAAGGATAGAATAggaagtatatatatacatacaagtGATTCCAAACTCTTACATAGACAAACCTTCTAAGCTTATGAGACAATGCTAAACGAGGATTGAAATCATTGTCGCTCGCTCATTGATGCACTACTGATAATTTCAATAAGTAAACCATACGTAGATATTTAAATTTGGAATCTTAGAGATTTAAGATCTAACTTTACTCTTACCACTTTGAGCAAGCATAAATAGACATTACACTCTTTTATGAGGATTTTAACTTTTCCCTAATTGACAAATAGCTTGCCTTCCAATATGCCAGTGCATTTTCTAGTCTCTCCACAATTGGAtcccaagttttttttttttcccttttgtttttgtttttttgcattGAATTTGGCTTCTATAGGTAATCCTAGTTAGCTAGATGGGACTGTACCTTCTAAGCTTGCAATTGAAGATGTTGGCTTCTATGCTTCCAAACATAACATTTgtgttaataaaaataaatttcatactttgaatttgaatttgtgtggatatataataaatttaatataatattatattatattttaactaaattaaaaaaaaaattcaaatttaaaccaaAATCTATATTCCTAAATGTAAAGCTAAGATTTACTTAATTAAAACTTAGAAAATActaagaaaaataaggaaaaaattatGAAGAAATCAAATATTTCATGTTTAACTatttaaataaatgagaaaaaaaataaaatatataactagtcatcaaagaaaaaaaaaagctaagTATGCAAGAGTTGAAATATAAATAGAGAAGATAAAGAATGAAGTATGTGAGTAAGTAGAAGTTGTCTTGCACACATAATTGTAGTAAGAAATTGTCATTTATGAAATTCTTTGCCtcatagaaagaagaaaaaattattttcaattaaattGTCTCCCTATATCAAacactattaaaaatgaaaagttgTTCTACAAAAACTAAGAGTTAGTTTAGTTGTCATTTTCTAGTTATAGTTGTA
This genomic stretch from Malania oleifera isolate guangnan ecotype guangnan chromosome 3, ASM2987363v1, whole genome shotgun sequence harbors:
- the LOC131151386 gene encoding uncharacterized protein LOC131151386: MEGQPLVELFSVTLNGTDSEIYLYGTITVTDGLLCQYIYDRNRNNPEPIYAGDTILLNGPPRSISAVDSFTIDVDLADENKVSSNGEISYGQGSWNVYLTATNEYDKPLSMDIEGKNGSVTLSYIVFSNAVEATVQVTLIHADGKNTAEVFGLITARSDKVSNESMLFWKTSNENDLQVNLNGPIPLLRSAVAVPLDSSLIIRAELSNRERETNSNKEIAHDEIVFAPYLSARRSLQNNLAQVPPHSYPTASRSHPSVRQQPATRTTFFIATVTSGNTHTLDHSSRGIRSLSSESAGDVVVRSSVLFGSSVE